In the Desulfuromonas thiophila genome, GCCGGCGCCATGCGCGCCTTCGATTTTGGTAAGCGTGTCTGTCTGGTGGAAGGTGGTGAGATCGGTGGTGCTGGTGTCAAATGGGGGGCGCTGGCGTCGAAGACTCTGTGGGAGCTGGCGAAGGATTACAGTACCGCCAGCAAGGTGGATCGGGGCTATCGTGTCGCTGCTCTGAGTGTGAGCTACGCCGAGGTTGCTGCGACGGTCGAGCAGGCGGTGAAGGAACGCCAGTATCAGATGCTGACGCAACTGGAAAGCTTCAGTCCGCAGCGTTGGAACGGTCCTGGATCAATCACCCTGATGCGGGGCTGGGCGACTTTTAACGATGGCGCCAGCGTACGGGTGTATCAGGGGCAGGAACACTGGCAGCAGGTGCGCGCTCGCAACTTTCTGATTGCCACGGGCAGTCGCCCCCGCGCCTATCCGGGGATACAGATTGATCAGCAGCGAATTTTTGACTCCAATGGTATTGGCAGCCTCAAGGCGTTTCCCAAGCGGCTGCTGATTGTTGGTGCCGGTGTTGTCGGATGTGAATATGCCAGTATTTTTGCTGCTTTCGGGCAGACTCAGGTGCATCTGGTGGATCATAAGGAGCGGGTGATCCCCTATGAGGATCGCGATGTCAGCACCTTTGTTGAACACAGTCTGAGAAATGCCGGTGTAGAGTTGCATCAGCAGGCCTGCCTGCGTGATGTGCGCCATCTGGCCGATAGCGTCGAGGTGATTCTGGATTATCCCGAAGGGCGCAGCGAGGTGCTGCAGGTGGATGCGGTGCTGGTTTCTGTCGGACGACGGCCCAACCTGGAATATCTGAACCTGACGGCCGCCGGTGTCGCGGTGGGGCAGAACGGCTATCTGGAAACGGGTGTCGATTGCTGTGCCGCCCGCAATATTTATGCCTGTGGAGACGTGACCTGTCACCCGAATCTGGTCAATATTGCCGAAATGGAGGCTCGCCTGGCCGTGCGTGATATGTTCGGTCAGCGTGTTCACCCCCTCAACTACCAGAACATGTCGGCTATTATGTTCTTCAATCCGGCGATCGCCACCGTTGGCCTGAGTGAGGAATCCTGTCAGAAAAAGGGTCTGGCTTATCGTGTGGCCTGGCTTGATAACGCCCTGGTGGCGCGGGCCATTGCCATGCGCGCAACACGCGGTTTTACCAAGATCGTGGTCAGTGATGATGAAGAAATGAAGATTCTTGGCATGCGAGCGGCTGGTCCGCAGGTGGCAAACAGCGTCATGGCGATCGCCCACTTCATGGATCACGACAAGGGCGCCATCGATGTGTTGCGTTCAGTCTATCCGCACCCAACCATTTCCGAAGCGACCCAGGAATGTCTGCGGTTGCTGCTGGGCAAGTCAGTCTACAAACCCTATGCCTTTCCTCAGTGGGTAAAGGTGAGACGCTGGAAACCGAATGGTGGTTACGCGCCGCTCTGATGGCGTTTGCGGGCGCTGTCTGCGTTGGCTCTTGGCAGGGGCGAAGTCAGAACAGCTTCAGGAAATGAGGGGGAATGAATGGCGACGATCTGCTGGAAGTCCTGTTACGAAATTGGCGTCGGTACCTTTGATGCCGAGCACCAGAATCTGGTTCGTCTTGTTAATGCTCTTTACGAAGGAATCCGCCAGCATCAAGGAGAGCTTCTGGCGCAGGAGGTTCTGGACGAGCTGATTCTTTATACCGACAAGCATTTTCAGCACGAAGAGCAGTATATGGAAAAATACAACTATCCTGCCGAAGCCCGCTTGCATCATCAGCAGGAGCATCAGGGCCTCAGAGAGCAGGTGCTGGCCTATCGTCAGCGGCTGCAGAGTGATCCGCAGAATCTTCTGTTGCCGGAGTTGTTCCGCTTTCTGCGTCAATGGGTTCTTGACCATATTGTCGAAACCGACATGCAGTTCGGTGCCTTCTTGCGTCAGCACAGCGTTTATGACTGTGGTCCGCCGGTTCTCTGATGTTTTAAGGTGTACGGCCGAACCATTTCTTTTTCTGACTGTAAACGACGACGTTGTTGCGGCCTTTCTTTTTGGCGGCATACAGGGCCTCGTCTGCTCGTGAAATCAATTCATTCTTGCCAAAACCGTCGCGCACCGGTTTGAGATCAGCGACGCCAAAGCTGGCGGTGAGATGGTAGTGTTCGCGTTCGATGCTGAAACTGTGGCTGGCAATGACGCTGCGCAGTTTCTCGGCCACCTCGTTGGCCGTTTCGGCGTCGGTTTGCGGCAGGACGATGACAAACTCCTCGCCGCCATAGCGGGCGAACAGATCGTATTCACGGATGGTTGAGCGACACAGATCGCAAAACTGGCGCAGCACCTGGTCGCCTGCCTGATGACCATGGTTGTCGTTGAACTTTTTGAAATGGTCGATATCAACCATGACCAGGCTAAGAACATCTTCATTGCGATCCGCCCGTTTAATTTCACGATCCAATTGGTTCTGGAAATAGCGGTGATTATAGGCCTCGGTCAGACCATCAATGTGCGCCAATCGTTCCAGCAGGGTGTTTTTTTTCTCCAGTTCCTTCGTCAGCATCTCTAGTTGCACCGTTTTTTCAATCAGGGCCCGGTTCATCTGTTCATAGGTCAGGTTCAGCACGCTGAGTTTGGCATTGGCAATCTGCAGAATCTCGGCAATGGATTTTTGCGGACTGATTTTCAGATCGAAGAACTTGGCGGTATCCTCCACCTCGGTATGGACCTGCTCAAGGAAGCGCTCCAGGGTTTTTTCCTGCAGGTTGAGCTTGAGTCGTACCTGTTTTTTGAAGAAGCCCAGCGCTTCGTCGGGTTTATCCGCGTCGCGCACCTCGGCCAGCAGACCGGCAAGATAGACGAGATTGCACAGCTGTCTCAGGGCGCTGCTGGTGGTTTTGCAGCGGTGGGGCTCGTGGTGATAGCGCAGGGGCAGAATCAGGGCTTCCGGAAAACCCCAGCGCTTGACAACCTCGCTGCCAATGAAGGTGTGATCCGCGCCAATGATGTCCTGTTCGGCTGCGCAGCGGTCCTGCTGCTGTTCGTTGATACGCTGTTCCACCCGCGGATATTTTTCAGGGAAGGCCCGGGCAAGAATCAGGATACCCAGATTCTGCAGCAGGCCGGCGACGAAGCCTTCTTCGGAATCCTCCGCGCCGATTGCTGTCATTAGCATACGGGCAGCGACGGCCTCGAACAGAGATTGCTCCCAGAAGGTTGCGTAATCGAAGCCTGAACCGCGCATCTGATCGGGTTTAAGGAAGGTGAAGGACAGCACCAGGCTGCGTACGGCGTTGGTGCCCAGAATCGATGCCGCCTGGTGAATGGTGCCGATCTGTTGCGGAAAGCTGTAGAAGGAGGAGTTGACCACACGCAGAATCTTGGTCGACAGGGAGATATCCTTCGAAATCAGCCCGGCGATGTCGCTGATGGTGGTATCTTCCTCCGCAGCCATTGAGATCAGACGGGAAGCGACAGTCGAAAGGGTCGGCAGCTCGTCGCAGGCCAGCACATAATCAAGAACTTCTTGTTCTGACATGGGATTCCTCGTTCAGGGAAATGCTCGAAAAAGGGGGCGCTCAACGGTGTCCGCTTCCGCCACGCAGACTGCCGCGGTGTGTTTGGAGCCGGTTGTCGTCCGGTAGACGGACTGGTGGCCTCAGCGGAGTCTCTGTCGCTGTCTTTTGTTCCCCAGCCCACAGGCTACCACGACTTTACAACATAGCATAAATGCTGCAATCTCTGATCTGATTAAATGATTATCCGTCCTTTCATGAAAGAGTGGCGACGGAAGGTTTTCTTTTCTGCACCGTCGCCCAGTTTGTGGTAAAAGCGGGCGGTAAAACCATCAAATATCATGTCTGGTGCGGTGACGCTGGACAACCTGATATCTTTGTTGCCGGGATCTCATGATTGCCCGAGGAGGGGCTGTTTTATGCTGTTGCCAGTGGTTGCGGTTATTGTGGGTCTGCTTTTGCTGGTCTGGAGTGCGGATCGTTTTGTCGAAGGGGCAGCGGCGACGGCCTGTTATTTCGGCATGCCACCTCTGCTCATTGGCATGGTGATCGTTGGTTTTGGCACCTCGGCACCGGAGCTGGTGGTGTCGGCCATTTCGGCTGTCCAGGGCAATCCGGGCATCGCCCTGGGTAATGCCTATGGCTCGAATATCACCAACATCGCTCTGATCTTGGGGCTGACGGCGTTGCTCAGTCCCATTGCCGTGCATTCGCAGGTGCTGCGCAAGGAATTGCCGCTGCTGAGTCTGATGACGTTGTTGGCCGCCAGTCAGCTGTTCGATGGTCAGATCAGCCGGGCGGATGCCCTGGTGTTGCTGCTGGTGTTTGCCTTGCTGATGGGCTGGACCATCTGGCAGGGGATGAAAAAAAAGACCGATGCGCTGGCCACCGAGATGGAGCAGGAGCTGGTTGCTCATACCCTGCCGCTGCAGCGGGCGCTGCTGTGGCTGGCGATCGGGCTGGTGCTGCTGATTGTCAGCTCGCGTCTGTTGGTGTGGGGTGCGGTGGCCATTGCCCAACAGTTCGGTGTCAGTGATCTGATCATCGGCCTGACGGTGGTGGCGGTGGGAACCTCGTTGCCGGAGCTGGCATCGTCGCTGATGGCGGTCCGCAAGGGCGAGCATGATATCGCCCTGGGTAATGTGTTGGGATCGAATCTGTTCAATACCCTGGCGGTGGTGGGCATTGCCGGCGCCATTGAGCCGCTGGCGGTTGGCGCCGAGGTCCTGAGGCGCGATGTGCTGGTGATGGCACTGCTGACCCTGTCGCTGTTTGTCTTTGGTTACGGCTTTCGCGGGCCGGGCAAGGGCCGGATCAACCGTTGCGAAGGCGCCGGGTTACTGACGGTGTATCTGGGTTACACGGCCTATCTGGTTCTGACGATTTTTTAGCCGGCGATCTGGCTGCCGGCGATCGCCACAGAGGGGAGAGGGCCATGGGCGTCGAACAGCCGCTTGGGTCACCAATTCTGGAGGTGCAGGGTCTGCACAAACGCTTTGGCAGCGTGCAGGCGGTGGCGCAGGTCGACTTTACGGTGGCCCAGGGTGAGCTGTTTGGCTTTCTCGGTCCCAATGGCGCCGGCAAGACCACTACCATCAACATGCTGACCGGGCTGGCCCGGCCCGATGGCGGCAGCGTGCGCATCGCCGGTATTGACTGTATCGCCAATCCGCGCGCGGCCCAGCACCTCATCGGCGTGGTGCCCGATGAAAGCAACCTCTATCCGGAACTGAGCGGCTTCGACAATCTGTGTTTCTGTGCCGCTCTTTACGGACTGCCTCGGCGCGAACGGCAACTGCGGGCGCGCCAGCTGCTCGACCAGTTTGGCCTGAGCGCCGCCGCCGACCGCAAATTTTCCCAGTATTCCAAGGGCATGAAGCGCAAACTGACCATTGCCGCTGGCATTATTCACCGACCGCCCATCCTGTTTCTCGACGAACCCACCACCGGTATCGATGTTGCCAGTGCCCGCCAGGTACGGGAGAAGATTGCCGATCTGCATCGTCAGGGCACCACCATCTTTCTGACCACCCATTACATTGAGGAAGCCGAGCGCCTGTGCCAGCGAATCGCCTTTATTGTGGCCGGGCGCATTGTGCGCTGTGCTACCTTGGGCGCGTTGCTGGAACCGGTGCGGCAACGGCACCAGCTGCTTATCAGCTGTACCCTGAGCGACAGGGTGGTTATGGCGGAATTGGCGCGGCACCTGGCCGCCGTTTTTCCGGCATTGCAGGTGCAGGCTGGTGCGGCCGGTCAGATCCGGCTGGAAGGCGAACAGCCCATTGCGGTCGGGCCGCTGGTGCGGCTGATCGAGGCGCAGGGCGGCGAGGTGTTCGAAGCGCGGCGGCTGCAGCCCAATCTGGAGGAGGTTTTTTTGCAGATTACCGGCCTGGACGCACAGGCACTGCAGGGAGAGGCCGCAGGCCGGGGTCGGCGCGGCGGGCAGGCATGAAGAGCTGGATCGCGTTCTGGAGCATCCTGTGCAAGGACATGCGCTCCTACTATCTCAAGCCGCCCAATATCAGCTGGGGGCTGATTTTCCCGCTGGCCTGGACCGGCATGTTCTTTGTCCGTTCCTCCCAGGGACTCGACAGTATCACCGCCCTGTTGCCGGGGGTGATGGCGCTGTCGATTCTGTTCGGCACCACCTCCATGCTGGCGGTGACCATCACCTTCGAGAAAAAAAGCCGTTCCTTCGAGCGGCTGTTGCTGGCGCCCCCACCGCTGGAACTGCTGATGTTGGCCAAAACCAGCGGCGCCATTGTGTTCGGCAGTCTCAATGCTCTGGTGCCGCTGGCGCTGGCACTGCTGCTGGTCGAGCTGCCGCTGCTGCGCTGGGCGGTGCTGCTGCCGGCGGCGCTGCTGCTGGCGGTGGCTTCCACCTTTCTGGGGCTGTTTATCGCGGTGGCGGTAAGCGAGGTGTTCGAGGCCCAGACATTCTCCAATTTTTTCCGCTTTCCGATGTTGTTTCTCTGCGGTTTGTTCCTGCCGATCGACCAGTTGCCCCTGTGGTTGCAGCCTCTGTCGTACCTGCTGCCGCTGACCTATGGCGCCGATCTGCTGCACGGCGCGGTGCATGGCGGCCAGCAGTTGCCCTTGTGGCTCGATTTCGGTCTGTTGACCGGCTTCTGTCTGTTGCTGTTTGGGCTGAGCCTGCGCAACGTGCGACGGCGCTGGATCGCCTGAAGGATGACCATGGTCAACTCGTCGATACCCTCAGCCTCGGCCTGTCCTTTTTGCCAACCAGCGGCCGAATTGCTGCTGTGTGAACGGCCGCTGGCTCTGGCACTGGCCGACCGCTATCCGTTGACGCCGGGTCATTGCCTGATCGTGCCGCGCCGTCATATTGCCTCGCTGTTCGATGCCACGGCAGCCGAACGCGAGGCGCTGTTTGCTCTGCTGTCCCGCTGTCGCGAGAGGCTGCGGCGGCAGGGCGTTGTGGATTTCAATATCGGCATCAATGAGGGTGCCGCGGCAGGTCAGACCATCGCCCATCTGCACCTGCATCTGATTCCACGCCGGTCCGGCGATGTTGCCGAACCTCGTGGCGGCGTGCGCTGGATCTTTCCCGACCGGGCGGCCTACTGGGAGCAGTCATGAAGCCAGGTCTGCGTAAAACCCTTCTGCTCATCGGCCTCGGTCTGGCCGGAGGTGCCCTGCTGGGCACCTGTGGTCGCTGCCTCGGCACCACCTGAGGTTCACTCTCCAGCCCCTGGTCAGGGGCGTTGATGGGTGGCCTGGTGGGGCTGGTGCTGGCGCTGCTGCCGGAGGAAAAAGGCTGAAGGCAAAGATCTGATGGGCCATCAGCGAACCTTGGCCAACTCCCGCTCGAACAGTTCCTGCATCGTGCTGCGGATGGCATCGCGGACCTGCCGGTAAACCGCCAATACCTCCTCCGCGCTGCCGCTGGCCTTGGGCGGATCGGGAAATCCCAGGTGCAGCCGCTTGACCCCGCCGAAGAACAGTGGACATTTCTCGTCGGCATCGCCACACAGGCTGATGACGTAGTCGAAGCGCTGTCCTTGGTAGCGGCTGATGTGGTCGCTGCTGTGACCGGAGATGTCGATGCCCCGTTCGGCCATCACCTGTAGTGCCAGTGGATTGAGGCCATGGGGATCGGTGCCGGCGGAAAAAGCCTGGATACGGCCGGCAAAGTCAGCGTTCACCAGCCCTTCGGCCATCTGACTGCGGCAGGAATTGCCGGTGCAGAGAAACAACACGCGAAGAGGCTGCCGGTTCATGTCAGCCTTCCTGTTGCAGCAGGGTTTTCAGCTCCGCTACGGAGGGCACCTTGCCGACCAGTCGGACCTGGCCATCCACGGCCAGGGCTGGTGTCAGCATGACGCCAAAGGCCATGATCTGATTCAGATCACTGATTTTCTCCAGTTCAACAGCGAGTCCCAGTTGTTCCGCCGCCTGGCTGGCGGCCTGGGCCAGGGCGGTGCATTTGGCGCAGCCGGTACCCAAAATCTGAATCTTCATGTTGTTTTTCCCCTTTCTGTTTGTTAGCTACTGTTTTTATTGCATTCTTATTGGACGATGGCGCCAAAGATCAGGCCGCTGAGAGTGGCCATGACAATCACCAGAGAGACAAACGCCAGGGTCTTTCTGGTACCCAGCACGCAGTGAATGACCAGCATGTTGGGCAGAGACAGGGCCGGGCCGGCCAGCAGTAGTGCCAGGGCTGGCCCCTGACCCATGCCGGCGCCGAGCAATCCTTGCAAGATGGGAATTTCGGTGAGGGTGGCGAAATACATGAAGGCGCCGAATACCGCGGCGAACAGATTGGCCGACAGGCTGTTGCCGCCCACCAGGCCGGCGACCCAGGTCGTCGGAATCAGGCCTTCGTGGCCGGGGCGGCCCAGCAGGGCACCGGCCACCAGCACGCCGAGAAGCAGCAGAGGCAGAATCTTCCGGGCAAAATCCCAGCTGTTGTCGAACCAGGAACGCAGTTCGCCGGTTTCATCCCGGCCGCTGGCGGTCAGCCAGACCAGACCGGCGGTGCCGGCGACAAACGCCAGCAGCGGACGCTGAGGAAACAGCAGCGCCAGACCCGCCACCAGTACCGTGACCAGCGCCATGCGCCGCGCCGGCACACCGAACCAGCGTACCAGCAGAACCGCCAGCAGCAGGGCAAAACCGCTGGTCAGCCACCATTTGGCGCTATAGATGAGATACCATAAGCCCTGCTGTTCGGCCGGGCTGCCCCAGTTGGCGAAAACCA is a window encoding:
- a CDS encoding dihydrolipoyl dehydrogenase family protein; translation: MTQHDDGIYDLCILGGGPGGFAGAMRAFDFGKRVCLVEGGEIGGAGVKWGALASKTLWELAKDYSTASKVDRGYRVAALSVSYAEVAATVEQAVKERQYQMLTQLESFSPQRWNGPGSITLMRGWATFNDGASVRVYQGQEHWQQVRARNFLIATGSRPRAYPGIQIDQQRIFDSNGIGSLKAFPKRLLIVGAGVVGCEYASIFAAFGQTQVHLVDHKERVIPYEDRDVSTFVEHSLRNAGVELHQQACLRDVRHLADSVEVILDYPEGRSEVLQVDAVLVSVGRRPNLEYLNLTAAGVAVGQNGYLETGVDCCAARNIYACGDVTCHPNLVNIAEMEARLAVRDMFGQRVHPLNYQNMSAIMFFNPAIATVGLSEESCQKKGLAYRVAWLDNALVARAIAMRATRGFTKIVVSDDEEMKILGMRAAGPQVANSVMAIAHFMDHDKGAIDVLRSVYPHPTISEATQECLRLLLGKSVYKPYAFPQWVKVRRWKPNGGYAPL
- a CDS encoding bacteriohemerythrin, encoding MATICWKSCYEIGVGTFDAEHQNLVRLVNALYEGIRQHQGELLAQEVLDELILYTDKHFQHEEQYMEKYNYPAEARLHHQQEHQGLREQVLAYRQRLQSDPQNLLLPELFRFLRQWVLDHIVETDMQFGAFLRQHSVYDCGPPVL
- a CDS encoding sensor domain-containing diguanylate cyclase; the encoded protein is MSEQEVLDYVLACDELPTLSTVASRLISMAAEEDTTISDIAGLISKDISLSTKILRVVNSSFYSFPQQIGTIHQAASILGTNAVRSLVLSFTFLKPDQMRGSGFDYATFWEQSLFEAVAARMLMTAIGAEDSEEGFVAGLLQNLGILILARAFPEKYPRVEQRINEQQQDRCAAEQDIIGADHTFIGSEVVKRWGFPEALILPLRYHHEPHRCKTTSSALRQLCNLVYLAGLLAEVRDADKPDEALGFFKKQVRLKLNLQEKTLERFLEQVHTEVEDTAKFFDLKISPQKSIAEILQIANAKLSVLNLTYEQMNRALIEKTVQLEMLTKELEKKNTLLERLAHIDGLTEAYNHRYFQNQLDREIKRADRNEDVLSLVMVDIDHFKKFNDNHGHQAGDQVLRQFCDLCRSTIREYDLFARYGGEEFVIVLPQTDAETANEVAEKLRSVIASHSFSIEREHYHLTASFGVADLKPVRDGFGKNELISRADEALYAAKKKGRNNVVVYSQKKKWFGRTP
- a CDS encoding calcium/sodium antiporter, which gives rise to MLLPVVAVIVGLLLLVWSADRFVEGAAATACYFGMPPLLIGMVIVGFGTSAPELVVSAISAVQGNPGIALGNAYGSNITNIALILGLTALLSPIAVHSQVLRKELPLLSLMTLLAASQLFDGQISRADALVLLLVFALLMGWTIWQGMKKKTDALATEMEQELVAHTLPLQRALLWLAIGLVLLIVSSRLLVWGAVAIAQQFGVSDLIIGLTVVAVGTSLPELASSLMAVRKGEHDIALGNVLGSNLFNTLAVVGIAGAIEPLAVGAEVLRRDVLVMALLTLSLFVFGYGFRGPGKGRINRCEGAGLLTVYLGYTAYLVLTIF
- a CDS encoding ABC transporter ATP-binding protein; translation: MGVEQPLGSPILEVQGLHKRFGSVQAVAQVDFTVAQGELFGFLGPNGAGKTTTINMLTGLARPDGGSVRIAGIDCIANPRAAQHLIGVVPDESNLYPELSGFDNLCFCAALYGLPRRERQLRARQLLDQFGLSAAADRKFSQYSKGMKRKLTIAAGIIHRPPILFLDEPTTGIDVASARQVREKIADLHRQGTTIFLTTHYIEEAERLCQRIAFIVAGRIVRCATLGALLEPVRQRHQLLISCTLSDRVVMAELARHLAAVFPALQVQAGAAGQIRLEGEQPIAVGPLVRLIEAQGGEVFEARRLQPNLEEVFLQITGLDAQALQGEAAGRGRRGGQA
- a CDS encoding ABC transporter permease, with product MKSWIAFWSILCKDMRSYYLKPPNISWGLIFPLAWTGMFFVRSSQGLDSITALLPGVMALSILFGTTSMLAVTITFEKKSRSFERLLLAPPPLELLMLAKTSGAIVFGSLNALVPLALALLLVELPLLRWAVLLPAALLLAVASTFLGLFIAVAVSEVFEAQTFSNFFRFPMLFLCGLFLPIDQLPLWLQPLSYLLPLTYGADLLHGAVHGGQQLPLWLDFGLLTGFCLLLFGLSLRNVRRRWIA
- a CDS encoding HIT family protein yields the protein MTMVNSSIPSASACPFCQPAAELLLCERPLALALADRYPLTPGHCLIVPRRHIASLFDATAAEREALFALLSRCRERLRRQGVVDFNIGINEGAAAGQTIAHLHLHLIPRRSGDVAEPRGGVRWIFPDRAAYWEQS
- a CDS encoding arsenate reductase ArsC: MNRQPLRVLFLCTGNSCRSQMAEGLVNADFAGRIQAFSAGTDPHGLNPLALQVMAERGIDISGHSSDHISRYQGQRFDYVISLCGDADEKCPLFFGGVKRLHLGFPDPPKASGSAEEVLAVYRQVRDAIRSTMQELFERELAKVR
- a CDS encoding thioredoxin family protein, whose protein sequence is MKIQILGTGCAKCTALAQAASQAAEQLGLAVELEKISDLNQIMAFGVMLTPALAVDGQVRLVGKVPSVAELKTLLQQEG
- a CDS encoding permease: MTLKPEFKRLLWYGSVFLALFYLPVGQVRFDGAILEALHLAKWYAREHVLLCLVPAFFIAGAIAVFISQAAVMQYLGTGANKVLAYGVASVSGTLLAVCSCTVLPLFAGIYRMGAGLGPACAFLYSGPAINVLAIILTAAVLGPQLGLARALGAIVFSVVIGLAMQLLFRREEQQRQQAAALPVEAMPRGLGQNALYFASMVAILVFANWGSPAEQQGLWYLIYSAKWWLTSGFALLLAVLLVRWFGVPARRMALVTVLVAGLALLFPQRPLLAFVAGTAGLVWLTASGRDETGELRSWFDNSWDFARKILPLLLLGVLVAGALLGRPGHEGLIPTTWVAGLVGGNSLSANLFAAVFGAFMYFATLTEIPILQGLLGAGMGQGPALALLLAGPALSLPNMLVIHCVLGTRKTLAFVSLVIVMATLSGLIFGAIVQ